One segment of Lachancea thermotolerans CBS 6340 chromosome E complete sequence DNA contains the following:
- the ADO1 gene encoding adenosine kinase (similar to uniprot|P47143 Saccharomyces cerevisiae YJR105W ADO1 adenosine kinase) produces MSASPKLVCLGNPLLDIQATVDEAYLAKYSLKENDAILVDASSNEPKMAIFDELLQFPDVKFIAGGAAQNTARGAAYVLGAGKVGYFGSVGQDKFSSKLLAENEAAGVVSYYQEQSKVGTGKCAALITGHNRSLVTDLGAANHFTPDHLDKHWDVVEKAELFYIGGFHLTVSPGAIVKLGKHAQATGKPFVLNLSAPFIPQFFKSALEQVLPYTTYVIGNESEAAAYAEAFGLDCKQDDLASIAKHVLGGSTTRTVIFTHGLEPTVIVSANDVATRPVKALPKDSIVDTNGAGDAFAAGFMAGLTQGKNLDQSVDIGQWLAALSIQEVGASYPAEKLQYQG; encoded by the coding sequence ATGAGTGCTAGCCCTAAATTGGTGTGTTTGGGAAACCCTCTTCTGGACATCCAGGCCACTGTGGACGAGGCTTACTTGGCCAAGTACAGCTTGAAGGAGAACGATGCTATCCTAGTGGACGCGAGCTCAAACGAGCCTAAGATGGCCATCTTCGACGAGCTACTGCAGTTCCCAGATGTTAAGTTCATCGCAGGAGGCGCCGCGCAAAACACCGCCAGAGGCGCTGCCTACGTGCTGGGCGCGGGCAAGGTGGGCTATTTCGGGTCTGTGGGCCAGGACAAGTTCTCCAGCAAGCTTCTCGCGGAGAatgaagctgctggcgtCGTTTCCTACTACCAGGAGCAGAGCAAGGTCGGCACCGGTAAGTGTGCTGCCCTGATCACTGGCCACAACAGATCGCTGGTCACCGACTTGGGTGCGGCCAACCACTTCACTCCAGACCACCTAGACAAGCACTGGGACGTGGTCGAGAAAGCGGAGCTGTTCTACATCGGCGGGTTCCATCTAACGGTGTCGCCAGGGGCCATTGTCAAGTTGGGCAAGCACGCCCAGGCTACCGGCAAGCCTTTTGTGCTGAACCTGAGCGCTCCCTTCATCCCccagttcttcaagtccgCCCTAGAGCAGGTCTTGCCATACACCACCTACGTGATCGGGAACGAGTCCGAGGCCGCTGCCTACGCCGAGGCTTTCGGTCTTGACTGCAAGCAGGACGACCTGGCCTCAATTGCCAAGCACGTTCTAGGAGGTTCTACCACCAGAACTGTGATCTTCACTCACGGTCTGGAACCTACTGTGATTGTGTCTGCGAACGACGTCGCCACCCGCCCTGTCAAGGCGTTGCCAAAGGACAGCATTGTCGACACCAACGGTGCTGGTGATGCCTTTGCCGCCGGTTTCATGGCTGGCCTGACTCAAGGTAAGAACCTTGACCAGTCTGTCGACATTGGTCAATGGCTAGCTGCTCTCTCTATTCAGGAGGTCGGTGCTTCCTACCCAGCTGAGAAGTTGCAGTACCAAGGTTAA
- the ECM27 gene encoding Ecm27p (weakly similar to uniprot|P47144 Saccharomyces cerevisiae YJR106W ECM27 Non-essential protein of unknown function), with protein MHEKAENWLFRLVHPSLLYLDSKLNVQFVISSLLYLSLCFVLLGICASDYLCPAVSNISNGRKGSAQKGLLAAILLSWCNSSPDLFTNFMSWTSSNAAALSVGEVLGSCGFIMCVVQGAVFIVMSKARVGLEPEQRQHVTRDLGFILVAMLMMLYVCLQNEVTLLNCVFMMGVYAAYIASKAGVRYSKPTSDDANHTDWNSPEEAFPEMTAGAFSSGADSGHKFNILSAMDYSALYEMMERSTSSPDDAITLQTLRSDIPGTTFVSPRPITEPSASRLPFLDNVASPVQSSPSTFQPFHDSDDISEAGQALLAEPIKYSKIAIKRLQRLRKGAFFLLAPQLLGFGCKSLSAKALALATTPFTVLLRFSCPQYYEILQFDRTPSNLIELERAQLMLLLVQALLAPSSSLVLLWVLAGILLRWYYLLAAGITAIALLVSVAFLQLAAKKYNRFSLNEDHSSDDRKLKRLLNAEKAIIILFNSFGILNSILWISTLANALVEVMEVYQRFTSVSEAVLGLTIFSWGNSISDLMSNVAMCQLYRKNEVEDTEETSRHASRSFFISLSACFGGILLNSLIGIGLSGFVAMLINTEGTNEKNSWILRSVSLDSSGVDFKFMVSVSFIIIQNLFLLSSFCGVRTFDSLLEDKRKLVGILMCSWWGAATLVNVLIESFVD; from the coding sequence ATGCATGAAAAAGCCGAAAACTGGTTATTTAGACTTGTGCATCCTTCATTACTGTACTTAGATTCAAAGCTAAATGTGCAGTTTGTGATTTCGAGTCTTCTGTACCTGTCTCTATGCTTCGTTCTTCTAGGAATATGTGCATCTGACTATCTTTGCCCAGCGGTATCAAACATTTCAAATGGAAGGAAAGGCAGCGCCCAGAAGGGACTACTAGCTGCAATTCTCTTATCATGGTGCAACTCATCGCCTGACCTCTTCACTAACTTCATGAGCTGGACCTCGTCGAATGCCGCAGCTTTGTCGGTGGGCGAAGTTCTAGGGTCTTGTGGTTTTATTATGTGCGTGGTACAAGGCGCGGTGTTCATAGTAATGTCCAAAGCGCGTGTTGGCCTGGAGCCCGAGCAGAGGCAGCATGTCACTCGGGACCTCGGCTTTATTCTCGTGGCTATGTTGATGATGCTCTACGTATGCTTGCAAAACGAGGTTACGTTGCTAAACTGTGTCTTTATGATGGGCGTATATGCTGCGTACATTGCTTCTAAGGCTGGTGTTAGATATTCTAAGCCTACCTCGGACGACGCCAATCACACTGACTGGAATAGCCCCGAAGAAGCCTTCCCCGAGATGACGGCCGgggcattttcttctggtgCAGATTCCGGGCACAAGTTCAACATACTAAGCGCAATGGATTACAGTGCACTTTACGAAATGATGGAAAGATCAACGAGTTCACCGGATGATGCAATTACGCTCCAAACACTCAGATCTGACATTCCGGGAACGACGTTTGTGTCGCCCCGCCCTATAACAGAGCCCAGCGCAAGCAGGCTGCCTTTTTTGGATAATGTTGCGTCTCCGGTGCAATCTTCTCCGTCTACTTTCCAGCCGTTTCACGATAGCGATGATATCTCTGAAGCAGGACAGGCTTTGTTGGCTGAACCTATTAAGTACAGCAAAATTGCAATTAAGCGGCTGCAGCGTCTGAGGAAAGGCGCATTTTTCCTTCTCGCGCCTCAGCTACTTGGATTTGGGTGCAAATCTCTTAGCGCGAAAGCTCTAGCGCTGGCCACGACGCCGTTCACCGTCTTGTTGCGTTTCTCCTGTCCTCAGTATTATGAGATACTACAATTCGACAGAACGCCCAGCAACCTCATAGAACTAGAGAGAGCTCAGCTAATGCTTTTGCTCGTTCAAGCGCTTCTTGCTCCATCTAGCTCCTTAGTGTTACTTTGGGTTTTAGCGGGTATTCTTCTACGCTGGTATTACCTACTTGCCGCTGGTATTACAGCAATCGCTCTTCTTGTATCTGTGGCCTTTCTCCAACTGGCGGCCAAAAAGTACAATAGATTCTCTCTGAACGAGGACCATAGCAGCGACGACCGCAAGCTAAAGCGATTACTAAATGCGGAAAAGGCTATAATAATACTCTTCAATAGTTTTGGGATACTCAATTCTATCTTGTGGATTTCTACGCTAGCAAATGCTCTCGTGGAAGTGATGGAAGTTTATCAAAGGTTTACTTCGGTCTCTGAGGCTGTTCTAGGGCTCACCATCTTTTCATGGGGAAACTCTATCAGTGACTTAATGTCCAACGTGGCTATGTGTCAGCTTTACCGTAAAAACGAGGTGGAAGATACGGAAGAAACGTCCCGGCACGCTTCGAGATCTTTCTTCATCTCCCTGAGTGCCTGTTTCGGCGGAATTCTGCTCAACTCGCTGATAGGTATTGGGCTAAGCGGCTTTGTGGCAATGCTTATAAATACCGAAGGGACCAATGAGAAGAATTCCTGGATCCTTAGGTCAGTTTCGCTAGATAGCTCGGGAGTGGATTTCAAGTTTATGGTATCGGTATCCTTCATCATCATTCAAAATCTGTTTTTATTGTCTTCATTTTGCGGTGTTCGCACTTTTGACTCCTTGCTTGAAGATAAAAGGAAACTTGTCGGCATTCTAATGTGCTCTTGGTGGGGAGCGGCAACATTGGTCAATGTGCTTATTGAGAGTTTCGTGGATTAA
- the LIH1 gene encoding putative lipase (similar to uniprot|P47145 Saccharomyces cerevisiae YJR107W Hypothetical ORF), with protein sequence MNIYPKAIVIVIFLFLQAYTLVNASNVSYGVALHNTIFIESSHIVASENNSNVPNQWKMNDTVLIRPHEAGHFEDVTITKELYERLVYFSKMCALTYCITSNELNTGLSFKGGGCPSKLEFCSNKDHNPTLERTIVELVILAESGELGTGYLAVDHEKRVVVLSFRGSTTNQDWLSDFAVYPVPYMPCSKDFYDEWIESGRIRECEGCFVHRGFNVFLNTLSSQFFDRIEGIFKAFPHYSLVVTGHSLGAAVASLAGIELKLRGYEPLLLTYASPNIFNGALRAWVDDLFETKRIHDLSVEEGEVMFQKGYFRVVHDQDYITMVPPFYEPAGLEIFINNPCLPHKHEDLEYRGPSLDLTSLQIAGENSAVSQGRGQGHWYLGPLERLLHMYEHRSYFILINTCEGF encoded by the coding sequence ATGAACATATATCCCAAAGCTATCGTTATCGTCATTTTTTTATTCCTCCAGGCCTACACGCTAGTCAATGCAAGCAATGTTAGCTACGGGGTTGCTCTGCATAATACGATTTTTATCGAATCCAGCCACATTGTGGCTAGCGAAAACAATTCAAATGTTCCAAATCAATGGAAAATGAATGATACAGTCTTGATTAGGCCGCATGAAGCTGGGCATTTCGAAGATGTCACAATCACAAAAGAGTTGTACGAACGTCTTGTTTATTTTAGCAAGATGTGCGCTTTGACTTATTGCATAACATCCAATGAGCTAAATACAGGTCTATCTTTTAAAGGTGGAGGCTGTCCATCCAAGCTAGAGTTTTGCTCCAACAAAGACCATAATCCGACTCTCGAGCGGACAATAGTGGAGCTTGTCATATTGGCTGAGAGTGGAGAACTTGGTACGGGGTACCTAGCAGTTGACCatgaaaagagagttgTGGTGTTATCATTTAGAGGATCAACAACAAATCAAGACTGGCTCAGTGATTTCGCTGTATACCCTGTGCCTTATATGCCATGCTCTAAAGACTTTTACGACGAGTGGATTGAAAGTGGAAGAATACGAGAATGTGAGGGGTGCTTCGTGCACCGAGGCTTCAATGTGTTTTTAAACACCCTGAGTTCGCAATTCTTTGATCGGATAGAAGGgattttcaaagctttccCCCACTACAGCCTTGTGGTGACAGGGCATTCCTTGGGTGCTGCTGTGGCTAGTCTCGCTGGTATTGAACTGAAACTGAGAGGCTACGAACCTCTCCTACTGACTTATGCGTCACCAAATATTTTCAATGGAGCGCTCAGGGCATGGGTCGATGacctttttgaaaccaAACGCATACATGACTTATCTGTGGAAGAAGGTGAGGTGATGTTCCAGAAGGGGTATTTCAGAGTTGTGCACGATCAAGACTACATAACAATGGTGCCTCCATTCTATGAACCGGCTGGACTAGAgattttcatcaacaatcCCTGCCTTCCGCACAAACACGAAGACTTGGAGTACCGTGGCCCTTCCCTGGATCTTACTTCCCTACAGATAGCCGGGGAAAACTCTGCTGTCAGTCAGGGTCGCGGTCAAGGTCACTGGTATCTTGGCCCTTTAGAAAGGCTGCTTCACATGTATGAGCATCGGTCTTATTTTATATTGATAAATACCTGTGAAGGGTTTTAG
- the GPA2 gene encoding guanine nucleotide-binding protein subunit alpha (similar to uniprot|P10823 Saccharomyces cerevisiae YER020W GPA2) — protein MGACMSKSTDGPPAKGGGTAAAKRSRSQKIAKGARAAEEKEAAAGAGSGDRSQTGHTTDSSSGAEEKAATSAKGAAPDRPRLGGAVPDNSKRQQSVVSSNSGGSTGPSMGSLSKSGGGSTDSNRALKVLLLGSGESGKSTVLQQLKILHQNGFSNEELLEFKPFIFDNIIETGKDIINARLKFHATLEPESGLSEEDLQGVLNFNTPGAQLQQFPADLQKTLSNLWSLPSTQELITGEHRSSFYLMDSARYFMDNLPRVAAENYKPTVRDVLLSRKKTSGIFDTLVEMDSNLKLHIYDVGGQRSERKKWIHCFDNVTLIIFCVSLSEFDQTLLEDKSQNRLEESLILFDSVVNSRWFARASIVLFLNKIDVFAEKIQHVPLERFFPDYTGGQDINKAAKYILWRFVQLNRAHLNIYPHVTQATDTSNIKLVFAAIKETILENSLKDSGVL, from the coding sequence ATGGGAGCGTGCATGTCAAAGTCGACAGACGGGCCGCCCGCGAAAGGCGGCGGCACGGCCGCGGCCAAGCGGAGCCGCAGCCAGAAAATAGCCAAAGGTGCGAGGGCCGCGGAGGAGAAAGAGGCGGCGGCCGGCGCGGGCTCCGGAGACAGGTCGCAGACGGGCCACACGACGGACTCGAGCTCGGGCGCGGAGGAAAAGGCCGCGACGAGCGCCAAGGGCGCGGCGCCGGACCGGCCGCGGTTGGGCGGCGCTGTGCCAGACAATAGCAAGCGGCAGCAGTCAGTAGTATCGTCTAACAGCGGCGGTTCCACGGGTCCATCCATGGGCTCGCTGTCGAAGTCTGGCGGCGGGTCAACGGACTCGAACCGCGCGCTGAAagtgctgctgctgggctCCGGCGAGAGCGGCAAGTCCACAGTgctccagcagctcaagaTCCTGCACCAGAACGGCTTTTCCAACGAAGAGCTGTTGGAGTTTAAACcctttatttttgacaatATCATCGAGACTGGCAAAGACATCATCAACGCGCGTCTCAAGTTCCACGCAACGCTGGAGCCCGAGTCCGGTCTCTCAGAAGAGGACCTCCAGGGTGTCCTGAACTTCAACACGCCCGGCGCGCAACTGCAGCAGTTCCCGGCAGACCTGCAAAAGACACTGTCAAATCTGTGGTCGCTGCCCTCTACACAGGAGCTCATCACCGGCGAGCACAGGTCGTCCTTCTACCTGATGGACTCGGCAAGGTACTTCATGGACAATCTGCCCAGGGTTGCTGCCGAAAACTACAAGCCAACCGTCAGGGACGTGCTTCTGTCCAGGAAAAAGACCTCCGGTATCTTCGACACCTTGGTTGAAATGGACTCGAATCTCAAATTGCACATATACGACGTGGGCGGTCAAAGAAGTGAGCGCAAGAAGTGGATTCATTGTTTCGACAATGTTACGTTGATCATCTTTTGCGTTTCGCTCTCTGAGTTCGACCAAACCCTGCTAGAAGACAAATCACAAAACAGACTAGAAGAATCATTGATCTTGTTTGACTCTGTTGTTAACAGCAGGTGGTTTGCGAGAGCGTCAatagttttgtttttgaacaagATTGACGTGTTCGCCGAAAAAATCCAGCATGTTCCTCTTGAGAGGTTCTTTCCCGACTACACAGGTGGCcaagacatcaacaaggCTGCTAAGTACATTTTGTGGAGATTTGTTCAGCTCAATAGAGCCCACTTGAACATATACCCACACGTCACACAGGCCACAGACACTTCAAATATCAAGTTGGTGTTTGCAGCCATCAAAGAAACCATCTTGGAGAACAGTTTGAAGGATTCAGGAGTAttatga
- a CDS encoding DUF5137 domain-containing protein (no similarity): MKENSTMHNIDPYEWQLDQALLANASQAAPAGAGAWSDRAMLERSTSAEPLPKLAPLAAPASDGSKRALEYDGRQEAPSVTPGKRTRRGSQGDT, from the coding sequence ATGAAAGAGAACAGCACGATGCACAACATTGACCCGTACGAATGGCAGCTTGATCAGGCACTACTCGCAAACGCTTCGCAGGCCGCACCTGCGGGGGCAGGCGCCTGGTCCGATCGCGCTATGCTCGAGCGCAGCACGAGCGCGGAGCCGCTGCCAAAGCTCGCCCCACTAGCAGCGCCTGCCAGCGATGGCAGCAAGCGTGCACTCGAGTATGATGGTCGCCAAGAGGCGCCGAGCGTAACGCCCGGCAAGCGCACGCGGCGCGGAAGCCAGGGGGACACCTGA
- the CPA2 gene encoding carbamoyl-phosphate synthase (glutamine-hydrolyzing) CPA2 (highly similar to uniprot|P03965 Saccharomyces cerevisiae YJR109C CPA2 Large subunit of carbamoyl phosphate synthetase, which catalyzes a step in the synthesis of citrulline, an arginine precursor), whose translation MSSVPSIYESTQPTTSAFNTPDYNPQLVKGVESVLVIGSGGLSIGQAGEFDYSGSQAIKALKEANKRTILINPNIATNQTSHSLADEVYYLPVTPEYITYIIERERPDAILLTFGGQTGLNCGVALDKLGVLQKYGIKVLGTPIKTLITSEDRDLFAQALKEINIPTAESFACETVDEALSAAARVQYPVIVRSAYALGGLGSGFANNEGEMKELAAQALSLSPQILVEKSLKGWKEVEYEVVRDRVGNCITVCNMENFDPLGVHTGDSIVFAPSQTLSDEEFHMLRTAAIKIIRHLGVVGECNVQYALQPDGLDYRVIEVNARLSRSSALASKATGYPLAYTAAKIALGYTLPELPNPVTKTTVANFEPSLDYIVAKIPRWDLSKFQHVNRSVGSSMKSVGEVMAIGRNFEEAFQKAIRQIDPSFLGFQGSDEFGDKLDDVLANPTDRRWLAIGQALIYEGYSVEKVHELSKVDSWFLYKCMNLVDMYKELDAVNKLEDLDKDLLTRAKKMGFSDKQIAVSINKGSEANVHELDVRKVRKSFGIVPFVKKIDTLAAEFPANTNYLYTTYNATKSDIDFNDNGVLVLGSGVYRIGSSVEFDWCAVNTARALREKGKKTVMINYNPETVSTDFDEVDRLYFEELSFERVMDIYELENSESAVISVGGQLPQNIALKMLENGANILGTSPVDIDRAENRHKFSSILDTIGVDQPEWSELSSVAEAKEFSQSVGYPVLIRPSYVLSGAAMSVVNSEHELETKLTNASDVSPDHPVVISKFIEGAQEIDVDAVAYNGKVLVHAVSEHVENAGVHSGDATLILPPQSLSESIKNRLYDIAQKVAEAWKITGPFNMQIIKDDRHAGTSLKVIECNIRASRSFPFVSKVLGCNFIDVAVKAFLGDDVPKPVNLMSEEYPYVATKVPQFSFTRLAGADPFLGVEMASTGEVASFGRDALESYWTAMQSTMNFSVPLPPSGILFGGDLSKEYLGQVAHTIGTLGFKVYTTSEDAKQYLQKYVPASCEVGIIEFPKNDKRKLREVFQHYDIKAVFNLAAKRAESLQDVDYVMRRNAIDFALPLFNEPQTALLFAKALSAKVGEKLKILESQDVIVPPEVRTWHEWIGQRPM comes from the coding sequence ATGTCCAGCGTTCCATCTATTTACGAGTCCACCCAACCAACAACGTCGGCTTTCAACACGCCAGACTACAACCCACAGCTCGTGAAAGGCGTGGAGTCCGTTTTAGTGATCGGCTCCGGTGGTCTTTCCATTGGCCAAGCGGGAGAATTCGACTACTCAGGATCGCAGGCTATTAAGGCTCTGAAGGAGGCTAACAAGAGAACTATTCTTATCAACCCGAACATCGCGACAAACCAGACGTCGCACTCTCTGGCAGATGAAGTATACTACCTGCCAGTTACCCCCGAATACATCACTTACATCATCGAGCGCGAAAGGCCAGACGCTATTCTGTTGACTTTCGGTGGCCAAACCGGTCTGAATTGCGGTGTTGCTCTGGATAAGCTGGGTGTGCTGCAGAAATACGGCATCAAGGTTTTAGGAACACCCATCAAGACTCTGATAACCTCAGAAGACAGAGACCTTTTCGCCCAGGCGCTGAAGGAAATCAACATCCCTACTGCCGAGTCCTTCGCATGCGAGACTGTCGACGAGGCTTTGTCTGCTGCGGCGAGAGTTCAATATCCAGTCATCGTCAGATCCGCCTATGCTTTAGGTGGTCTGGGCTCTGGCTTTGCCAACAACGAAGGCGAGATGAAGGAGCTTGCGGCCCAGGCCTTATCTCTATCCCCACAAATTCTGGTTGAAAAGTCCCTGAAGGGCTGGAAGGAGGTCGAGTACGAAGTTGTCCGTGACAGAGTAGGAAACTGTATCACCGTGTGTAACATGGAGAACTTTGACCCTCTAGGTGTTCACACTGGTGACTCCATCGTTTTTGCTCCTTCGCAGACATTGTCTGACGAAGAGTTCCACATGTTGAGAACTGCCGCTATCAAGATCATTAGACACCTGGGTGTTGTGGGTGAGTGTAACGTCCAGTACGCGCTACAACCAGATGGTTTGGACTATAGAGTAATTGAGGTTAATGCCCGTTTGTCCCGTTCCTCTGCTTTGGCTTCGAAAGCTACCGGATACCCACTGGCCTACACTGCTGCCAAGATCGCTCTCGGCTACACCCTACCTGAGCTTCCTAACCCCGTCACTAAAACCACTGTTGCAAACTTTGAACCCTCATTGGATTACATTGTTGCAAAGATTCCTCGTTGGGATTTGTCAAAGTTCCAACATGTCAACAGATCAGTTGGCTCGTCAATGAAGTCCGTGGGTGAGGTCATGGCCATTGGTAGAAACTTCGAGGAagccttccaaaaagccatcAGACAGATCGACCCCTCCTTCTTGGGTTTCCAGGGATCTGACGAGTTCGGCGACAAACTAGATGACGTTCTCGCTAACCCAACTGACAGAAGATGGCTCGCAATTGGCCAGGCTTTGATCTACGAAGGCTACTCCGTCGAGAAAGTTCATGAGCTATCTAAGGTTGACTCTTGGTTCTTGTACAAGTGCATGAACCTTGTCGACATGTACAAGGAACTGGACGCCGTGAACAAACTCGAGGACCTCGACAAGGATTTGTTGACTAGAGCTAAAAAGATGGGATTCTCTGACAAGCAGATTGCTGTTTCCATTAACAAGGGCAGTGAGGCCAACGTGCACGAGCTAGACGTTAGAAAAGTCAGAAAGTCTTTCGGCATTGTACCTTTCGTCAAGAAGATCGACACTCTAGCCGCCGAGTTTCCTGCAAACACCAACTACCTGTACACAACTTACAACGCAACCAAGAGCGACATTGACTTCAATGACAACGGTGTCTTGGTTTTGGGTTCTGGTGTTTACCGTATCGGGTCTTCCGTCGAGTTCGACTGGTGTGCCGTGAACACCGCCAGAGCTTTGAGAGAGAAGGGCAAAAAAACCGTGATGATCAACTATAACCCAGAAACAGTGTCTACtgactttgatgaagtcgaCAGATTGTACTTCGAAGAATTATCTTTTGAAAGGGTGATGGACATCTATGAGTTGGAGAACTCCGAAAGCGCAGTTATCTCTGTTGGTGGCCAGCTTCCTCAGAATATCGCTTTGAAGATGCTGGAGAACGGTGCTAACATTCTGGGTACTAGTCCTGTTGATATTGACAGAGCCGAGAACAGACACAAGTTCTCATCCATCTTGGACACTATTGGCGTCGACCAACCTGAGTGGAGTGAACTGTCTTCTGTTGCAGAGGCAAAGGAGTTTTCGCAGAGTGTAGGCTACCCAGTTTTGATCCGTCCATCCTATGTGCTGTCCGGTGCAGCCATGAGCGTGGTGAACTCGGAGCACGAGCTGGAGACCAAGCTCACCAACGCCTCAGATGTTTCTCCAGACCATCCAGTTGTGATCTCGAAGTTCATTGAGGGTGCGCAGGAAATTGACGTGGACGCCGTTGCTTACAATGGTAAGGTTTTGGTCCACGCCGTTTCCGAGCATGTAGAGAACGCCGGTGTCCATTCTGGTGATGCTACTCTGATCCTTCCTCCTCAATCCTTGAGCGAGAGCATTAAGAACAGACTGTATGATATCGCGCAGAAGGTCGCCGAAGCCTGGAAGATCACTGGCCCATTCAACATGCAGATTATCAAAGACGACAGACACGCCGGCacttctttgaaggttaTCGAATGTAACATCAGAGCTTCTAGATCGTTCCCTTTTGTCTCCAAGGTGCTGGGATGCAACTTTATCGACGTCGCCGTCAAGGCCTTCTTGGGCGATGATGTGCCAAAGCCCGTCAACCTGATGTCCGAGGAGTATCCTTACGTGGCCACCAAGGTTCCACAGTTCTCCTTCACCAGACTAGCTGGCGCAGACCCCTTCTTGGGTGTTGAGATGGCTTCAACGGGTGAGGTCGCGTCTTTCGGCAGAGATGCCCTGGAGAGTTACTGGACTGCGATGCAGAGCACCATGAACTTTAGCGTGCCACTGCCACCTAGCGGTATCCTGTTTGGCGGTGACCTGTCCAAGGAGTATCTGGGCCAGGTCGCACATACAATCGGCACGCTGGGCTTCAAGGTCTACACAACAAGCGAGGACGCCAAGCAATACCTCCAGAAGTACGTGCCCGCGTCGTGCGAGGTTGGAATCATCGAGTTCCCCAAGAACGACAAGAGAAAGTTGCGCGAGGTGTTCCAGCACTACGACATCAAGGCCGTCTTCAACCTGGCCGCGAAGAGAGCCGAGTCGCTGCAGGACGTGGACTACGTCATGAGAAGAAACGCGATCGACTTTGCGTTGCCACTGTTCAACGAGCCCCAGACCGCGCTGCTGTTTGCCAAGGCTCTCAGCGCGAAGGTGGGcgagaagctcaagatcCTAGAGTCCCAGGACGTGATCGTTCCGCCAGAGGTGCGCACCTGGCACGAGTGGATCGGCCAGAGACCCATGTAG
- a CDS encoding aldo/keto reductase family protein (conserved hypothetical protein): MPQPPKIIYGAFTFASLTQEEASKFVDVLEKYKVEELDTARIYPGSEEAIGKFELPKSFIIDTKARGFGEGTLTKESINESIEESFGLLGVESVEIFYLHCPDPATPLEETLDAIDALYKEGKFKKFGVSNFSPEDVRKIYSYNKEKGYVLPTVYQGNYNAVGRKIETSLFPVLRELGLSFYAYSPIAGGFLAKTPEEVLGGKGRFDTSNHVGALYSKLYNKPLLIKGLGQWGKIAEKVGISRASLAYRWVYNNSILDGKFGDGVIIGARTPESLAENIESLKAGPLDPEVVKEIEEIWTLVEKEAILDNYSH, encoded by the coding sequence ATGCCACAGCCACCCAAGATCATTTATGGAGCATTCACCTTTGCGTCTCTGacacaagaagaagcttccaaatttgttgatgtcttgGAGAAATACAAGgtggaagagcttgataCTGCAAGAATTTACCCTGGTAGCGAAGAGGCCATTGGGAAATTTGAACTCCCAAAGTCATTCATAATTGATACGAAGGCCCGAGGCTTCGGCGAGGGCACTCTGACTAAAGAGAGCATAAACGAGTCAATTGAAGAGTCTTTCGGGCTCCTAGGCGTCGAAAGTGTGGAAATTTTCTACCTCCATTGTCCGGACCCAGCGACCcctcttgaagaaacatTAGACGCTATCGATGCGCTCTATAAGGAGGGAAAGTTTAAGAAGTTTGGTGTTTCGAACTTTTCCCCAGAAGACGTCAGAAAAATCTACTCTTacaacaaagagaagggTTACGTGTTGCCCACAGTATACCAAGGAAATTACAACGCTGTTGGCAGAAAAATTGAGACTTCCTTGTTCCCCGTCCTTAGAGAGTTGGGACTGTCGTTTTACGCTTATTCGCCAATTGCAGGAGGCTTCTTGGCAAAGACGCCAGAAGAGGTTTTGGGAGGCAAGGGACGCTTCGACACGTCTAATCACGTCGGCGCACTGTACTCGAAGCTGTACAATAAGCCCCTGCTTATCAAGGGCCTGGGGCAATGGGGGAAAATCGCCGAGAAAGTTGGGATTTCTAGGGCAAGTTTGGCTTACCGCTGGGTCTACAACAACTCCATTCTCGATGGCAAATTCGGCGATGGTGTTATAATCGGAGCCAGAACCCCAGAATCCCTTGCTGAAAACATAGAGTCGCTAAAGGCAGGTCCTTTGGATCCTGAAGTCGTGAAGgagattgaagaaatctGGACTTTGGTCGAGAAGGAGGCGATCCTGGACAACTACTCTCATTAA